One stretch of Pandoraea oxalativorans DNA includes these proteins:
- a CDS encoding gamma-glutamyltransferase family protein, with amino-acid sequence MVTSPHALASEAGLEVLRAGGNAIEAAIAIGAVLSVTYPHFTGLGGDAFMVIGDRDGNVRTLSGIGQAAAQTPEYGSAIPVRGPGATLTTAATVAIWDKAFELSRTQWGGQQSWPLLFSRATEYAANGFPVTPSQHFWQTFRANELSGWEGFSSTFMPNGRIPQAGERFHQPALARSLDSIATHGGREFYEGDLAGRIAAGLKKVGSPLRASDLSRAQAREEVPLRVAYRDGELLGLRPPTQGVTTLEIMGILDRFDLKSMPEGSADYYHVLVEAVKLAFLDRNRYVADPDFVDVPVDRLLSGANLDAHARSIRMDRAMPWPHVFKTGDTVYIGAADNQGNCVSMLQTVYFDWGSGVVLGDTGVLWHNRGASFSMDPASPNVLRGGKRPFHTLNPGMYLKGGRPQLLYGTQGADGQPQTLAAVLTRLIDYDMDPLTALKRPRFLLGKTFSDSRDSLKLEQDAGAGVFTALAARGHEMSPLPPQSQLAGHPGAIRIGPQGQMSGAHDPRSDGRALGV; translated from the coding sequence ATGGTGACCAGTCCGCATGCGCTGGCGAGCGAAGCGGGGCTGGAAGTGCTGCGCGCAGGCGGAAACGCTATCGAAGCGGCGATTGCCATCGGCGCGGTGCTGAGCGTGACGTATCCGCATTTCACCGGTCTGGGCGGCGACGCCTTCATGGTGATCGGCGATCGTGACGGCAACGTGCGCACGCTTTCAGGCATCGGACAGGCGGCCGCGCAAACACCCGAATACGGCAGTGCGATTCCTGTGCGCGGCCCCGGTGCCACGTTGACCACAGCCGCGACCGTCGCCATTTGGGACAAGGCATTCGAATTGAGTCGCACGCAGTGGGGTGGCCAGCAATCGTGGCCGTTGCTCTTTTCGCGTGCGACCGAGTATGCCGCGAACGGCTTTCCGGTCACGCCTTCGCAGCACTTCTGGCAGACGTTCCGGGCCAACGAGTTGTCGGGCTGGGAGGGCTTTTCGTCCACTTTCATGCCGAACGGACGCATCCCGCAAGCGGGCGAGCGCTTTCATCAGCCAGCGCTGGCGCGAAGTCTCGACAGCATCGCCACCCACGGCGGACGCGAATTCTATGAAGGCGATCTGGCCGGACGCATCGCCGCTGGTCTGAAGAAGGTCGGCTCGCCCTTGCGCGCGAGCGATCTGTCGCGTGCGCAGGCGCGTGAGGAAGTGCCATTGCGCGTGGCGTATCGGGACGGCGAACTGCTCGGGCTGCGTCCGCCGACACAAGGCGTGACGACGCTCGAGATCATGGGCATCCTCGATCGCTTCGATCTGAAGTCGATGCCGGAGGGCAGCGCGGACTACTATCACGTGCTGGTCGAAGCCGTGAAGCTGGCATTTCTCGACCGCAACCGCTACGTGGCCGATCCCGATTTCGTCGACGTGCCGGTGGATCGGTTGCTGTCCGGTGCGAATCTCGACGCCCATGCGCGCAGCATTCGCATGGACCGCGCGATGCCATGGCCGCACGTCTTCAAGACAGGCGACACCGTGTACATCGGCGCAGCGGACAACCAGGGCAACTGCGTGAGCATGCTGCAAACCGTCTACTTCGACTGGGGCAGCGGTGTGGTGCTGGGTGACACCGGCGTACTGTGGCACAACCGAGGTGCGTCGTTCAGCATGGACCCGGCAAGTCCCAATGTGCTGCGCGGCGGCAAGCGTCCGTTCCATACGCTCAATCCCGGCATGTACCTGAAGGGCGGTCGTCCGCAATTGCTTTACGGTACACAAGGCGCAGACGGGCAGCCGCAGACGTTGGCGGCGGTGCTTACCCGACTCATCGACTACGACATGGACCCGTTGACAGCATTGAAGCGCCCACGCTTCCTGCTGGGCAAGACGTTCTCGGATTCACGCGACAGCCTCAAGCTGGAGCAGGACGCGGGGGCGGGGGTGTTCACCGCGCTGGCGGCGCGAGGGCATGAGATGAGTCCGCTGCCGCCGCAAAGCCAACTGGCGGGGCATCCGGGCGCGATTCGTATCGGCCCGCAAGGGCAGATGAGCGGCGCGCACGATCCGCGCAGCGACGGACGGGCGCTGGGCGTCTAG
- a CDS encoding DUF1097 domain-containing protein, whose amino-acid sequence MKKLPAEVVASLLAVTTIPIAMLPLHLPPWAIFISWAATFAMGGPTLVNLKRIWATLPIGSCFAFLIVLGFKQAATQFSGNTLVVAEMVILFAGNGSMMALARFFPGLNFIPGMFFGFATYFATLFGGFGPVAQDPLAALAAAVAMNALGPVYAWVKERYSAPEVSHQRNWKGWKAEV is encoded by the coding sequence ATGAAGAAGCTGCCTGCGGAAGTCGTTGCCTCACTGCTTGCTGTCACCACCATCCCGATTGCGATGCTGCCGTTGCATCTGCCGCCATGGGCGATCTTCATCAGTTGGGCGGCCACGTTCGCGATGGGCGGCCCGACGCTGGTGAACCTCAAACGCATCTGGGCGACGCTACCGATCGGATCGTGCTTCGCGTTCCTGATCGTACTGGGCTTCAAACAGGCCGCGACGCAGTTCAGCGGCAACACGCTGGTGGTCGCGGAGATGGTGATTCTGTTCGCAGGCAACGGCTCGATGATGGCGCTGGCGCGCTTCTTCCCCGGCCTGAACTTCATCCCGGGCATGTTCTTCGGCTTCGCGACTTACTTCGCCACGCTATTCGGCGGCTTCGGCCCCGTTGCCCAGGACCCGCTGGCCGCACTGGCCGCCGCCGTCGCGATGAACGCGCTGGGTCCGGTCTACGCCTGGGTCAAGGAGCGCTACTCCGCTCCGGAGGTCTCGCATCAGCGCAACTGGAAGGGCTGGAAGGCGGAAGTCTGA